In a genomic window of Dyadobacter fermentans DSM 18053:
- a CDS encoding nucleotidyltransferase domain-containing protein yields the protein MENPKHNNEYDRPDDSIARHLHLIEFIFDAASSEGIKLWLESGWAIDARLGRITRPHDDIDIAYPQEHHDAYVKLLHNLGFCEYKQLDYGFLMQRDGVLIDSEPCVKIGPDYELPGFPAGSCPAMPEGWLNGKPVHCISWQAMHFEFMGYEQEISRSDWRAKDHESLRIIELHLSAAKNDNHLKW from the coding sequence ATGGAAAATCCGAAGCACAATAACGAATACGACCGTCCAGACGATAGTATTGCACGTCATTTGCACTTAATCGAATTTATATTCGACGCAGCTTCTTCCGAAGGTATAAAATTATGGCTGGAAAGCGGCTGGGCGATCGATGCCCGCCTTGGCCGGATTACCCGTCCGCACGACGACATCGACATCGCCTACCCGCAAGAGCACCACGATGCATATGTGAAGCTGCTCCATAATCTGGGCTTCTGCGAATACAAGCAGCTTGACTACGGCTTCCTCATGCAACGAGACGGCGTCCTGATCGACTCCGAGCCCTGCGTAAAGATAGGGCCGGACTATGAACTGCCGGGCTTTCCTGCCGGGTCTTGTCCGGCCATGCCAGAGGGATGGCTGAATGGCAAACCTGTTCATTGCATTAGCTGGCAAGCGATGCACTTCGAATTTATGGGTTATGAGCAGGAAATCTCACGGTCGGACTGGCGGGCAAAGGATCACGAGAGCCTCAGGATAATCGAACTCCACCTGAGCGCTGCGAAAAACGATAACCATTTAAAATGGTAG
- a CDS encoding dihydrofolate reductase family protein — protein sequence MRKLKLQVQMSIDGFISGPNGEMDWLVFDWSEDVKKYVEEITKPVDTILLGRNLATGFIPHWAAVAEDDKNPEQDAGIVYSETHKIVFSKTLLKSEWNNTTVENGNLVETITEIKQSTGGDIIVYGGATFVSALIKEGLVDELHLFINPSILGKGMPIFNTIDTVHKLHPICCKHFECGIILTVYKSQSLQDQR from the coding sequence ATGAGAAAGTTAAAATTGCAGGTGCAGATGTCTATCGATGGTTTTATATCGGGACCAAATGGCGAAATGGACTGGTTAGTTTTTGACTGGTCAGAGGACGTAAAAAAATATGTCGAAGAGATTACTAAACCCGTAGACACTATTTTACTGGGAAGAAATCTCGCGACCGGATTTATTCCACATTGGGCTGCTGTGGCGGAGGATGACAAAAACCCGGAACAAGACGCGGGCATTGTTTATTCGGAGACTCACAAAATAGTGTTTAGTAAAACGCTCCTCAAATCAGAGTGGAACAATACAACCGTTGAAAACGGCAATCTGGTTGAGACAATAACCGAAATTAAACAAAGCACTGGTGGCGATATCATAGTGTATGGTGGTGCTACGTTTGTTTCGGCCCTAATTAAGGAAGGACTAGTTGACGAACTACATTTATTTATCAATCCTTCCATTCTGGGAAAAGGCATGCCCATTTTTAATACGATTGATACTGTGCATAAACTGCATCCAATCTGTTGTAAGCATTTCGAATGTGGAATAATATTGACCGTTTACAAATCACAATCGTTGCAGGATCAACGTTGA
- a CDS encoding DUF1772 domain-containing protein: MAASMLYAWAQTVVTGALLFDTFVLYPNIFADVPQSLSTSMQFLSQSSPGSFLPGLGAFTLATGLITLWVWRQERSVLKYFLAGILLAAAFDLAASALYFWPRNVIMFTEGQKVHSAEKLIEASRQFQSAHWVRVAASLIASCCAMLGLVAAVRHSGRGR; encoded by the coding sequence GTGGCAGCTAGTATGCTTTACGCCTGGGCCCAGACGGTCGTTACCGGCGCATTGCTTTTCGACACCTTTGTTCTGTATCCCAACATCTTCGCCGACGTGCCGCAATCGCTCTCTACATCGATGCAGTTTCTAAGCCAGTCCAGTCCCGGCAGCTTTCTTCCAGGATTGGGCGCATTTACCCTGGCGACGGGTCTGATTACATTGTGGGTCTGGCGACAGGAACGGAGCGTGTTGAAGTATTTTCTCGCGGGCATCCTGCTGGCAGCTGCTTTCGATCTGGCAGCGTCTGCGCTGTATTTTTGGCCCCGCAACGTCATCATGTTCACGGAGGGTCAGAAAGTGCATTCCGCTGAAAAACTGATTGAAGCATCCAGGCAGTTTCAATCCGCGCACTGGGTCCGTGTGGCCGCAAGCCTGATCGCCAGCTGCTGCGCTATGCTTGGTCTGGTTGCCGCAGTGCGGCATTCGGGCAGGGGCCGCTAA
- a CDS encoding ThuA domain-containing protein, with the protein MKVTYRLATIFIAATVLSLTKCYGQAKPKVLIITGNGNVPVQKPEYPPWRHAFQNNKVAEILREVTDVDSTTDLRMLNDGTLANYDVLISNSIFLTPDTAQLAALERFIVNGKCLLTLHCGLLSFLNWDKYEQVMGGIFIGGPSTEPEIFKVNTENMEFWGYEYLFRKFARHPVSSVVDDFITTDELYYFQPSTPEFHVIARAENHPVMWWHPVGKGKVMSLTLGHDELAKASNGYQKLLINGVRWLVGVPLVHAIAPKPISNRQSTYENITAIHGYVKDPKAPVVFSVGEQTRPDLFNFTVSPDQKLHVSLTGKTGEGEVVLHAKSDAGISSAALAVKVVNDGEGNIASYLGNRAAVSSNENQSTLFDAANLIDADSTTRWSSTAAESAWITIDLQKVYPVGRVVLNWEASYASGYQVLVSEFGENWQVVADVRNGDGQQDELTFPPVQARFVKILAQQRAAQKWGYSIYEVEVYKR; encoded by the coding sequence ATGAAAGTTACATACAGATTAGCAACCATATTCATCGCCGCCACCGTTCTTTCCCTCACTAAATGTTACGGCCAGGCAAAGCCCAAAGTGCTCATCATCACCGGCAATGGAAACGTTCCAGTTCAAAAACCGGAATATCCGCCATGGAGGCACGCATTTCAAAACAACAAGGTGGCGGAGATTTTGCGGGAAGTTACCGATGTGGATTCAACGACTGATCTCCGCATGCTCAACGACGGCACACTTGCAAATTATGACGTGCTTATCAGCAATTCCATTTTCCTCACTCCGGACACAGCGCAGCTGGCCGCATTGGAGCGCTTCATTGTGAACGGCAAATGCCTGCTGACCCTTCACTGCGGGTTGCTTAGCTTTCTTAATTGGGACAAATACGAGCAAGTTATGGGTGGGATTTTCATCGGAGGACCATCCACAGAGCCGGAAATATTCAAGGTGAATACCGAAAACATGGAGTTTTGGGGATATGAGTATTTGTTTCGAAAGTTCGCCAGGCATCCCGTTTCCAGTGTAGTCGACGATTTTATCACGACCGACGAACTATATTATTTCCAACCTTCGACACCTGAATTCCATGTGATCGCCAGGGCAGAAAACCACCCCGTGATGTGGTGGCATCCGGTGGGAAAAGGTAAAGTGATGAGCCTGACACTTGGGCACGATGAATTAGCGAAAGCAAGCAATGGCTATCAAAAGTTGCTGATAAATGGAGTCAGGTGGCTGGTCGGAGTTCCACTCGTCCATGCCATTGCTCCAAAACCTATTTCAAACCGGCAATCTACCTACGAAAATATCACTGCCATTCATGGCTATGTGAAAGATCCGAAAGCTCCGGTGGTTTTTTCAGTCGGAGAGCAGACGCGCCCGGATCTTTTCAACTTCACAGTTTCTCCTGATCAAAAACTCCATGTCAGTCTGACGGGTAAAACCGGTGAAGGAGAGGTGGTCTTGCATGCCAAAAGCGATGCAGGGATATCGAGTGCTGCACTGGCTGTAAAGGTCGTGAACGATGGAGAGGGCAACATCGCCTCGTATCTGGGTAATCGGGCCGCAGTATCGTCCAATGAAAATCAAAGCACCCTGTTTGACGCCGCCAACCTGATAGACGCCGATTCCACGACGCGATGGTCTAGTACGGCAGCCGAATCTGCGTGGATAACAATCGATCTGCAAAAAGTGTATCCTGTCGGGCGCGTCGTATTGAACTGGGAAGCGTCCTATGCCTCCGGATATCAGGTCCTGGTTTCCGAGTTCGGGGAAAACTGGCAGGTCGTAGCTGATGTGAGGAATGGCGACGGACAGCAGGACGAGCTCACATTTCCGCCGGTGCAAGCGAGGTTCGTAAAGATCCTTGCCCAACAACGTGCTGCCCAGAAGTGGGGTTACTCAATTTATGAGGTTGAAGTCTATAAGCGGTAA
- a CDS encoding right-handed parallel beta-helix repeat-containing protein, with protein MHSTIRSSKNEKLFFVFPRTALCRAIFLFLSTFSIIASAQAKIWYVTYSGGATTKDGRSWGTAYNTLQSTIDQSEAGDQIWVAGGTYYPEFSSAGLSLKEGVKVYGGFSGTEANLTDRNLKLTQNKSVITGGRLHSYTINNDHTEADGLTRATLLDGFTVIGGILGGMRNYHSSPTLSNLFFKENGASNSLGAVIIVDSSPLFVNVIITGNQGAAALSNSGSAPVLVNCAIVDNTVEAAVLINSNSAPVLLNCTIATKKTQAKAVGIGNMLNSVPKIRNSIISAVIADIRSHESSSADIRDSQLFTDFTEGPSGLIPTKNDPFFENPASGNYRLQKCSPAVNMGSNIYYASGQNPDISGISTDLDGNTRFFDGGNADLGAYEYQALREPAVTGVLFIKPGGTGSGITWECAAGNPQDAIDRSLAGQQVWVAGGQYLLDKDHPLVMKEGVKIYGGFAGTETSLGERDLSVKVNNSILRGSGQLVVANSDAGITPSAVLDGFTITGGMNGISNSQSSPTLSNLLITGNPLNGAFMAGGIMNYESNAITTNCAIVGNQGSGTVVGIVNMSSSPVITNCTITGNTTTGPGSVGIANLGNSGPKIRNCIIYGNQLGVFSEPSSSPTIEYSLVDPNPPTDPNAPQPPGIDPLFVNAAAGNYRLQPCSPGVNTGFNYFQAGLTPDLSGLNTDLESKPRIREHMTDMGAYEFGGETRELASDLDEASATIDRDKVLTSFDSNCRLVAYLLPNGPAPVKGYVSAKVWVASSQPANFVKRHYQISPGIDTQQATARVTLYFTQQEFTDFNEVNEIKLPLDAADVENHKANLWIEKRPGFSIDGSGLPNSYIGDVVSFKPSEANGKIEWNADARHWEVSFDVTGFSGFFVKTRQSTLPLNLVSFTATKEAGSNVLQWSTASEINTDQFEIQRSSNARTFVGVATVEAAGSGSSQYSYHDRTGHDRTSYYRLKMSDLDGTFSYSKIISLAAHGDGAGIYPNLARASITFQASDALLQTTAHLYDIMGHRVQSITVTSNRQQLDTEQLISGLYILKFADGTVQRFVKE; from the coding sequence ATGCATTCAACTATCCGTTCCTCAAAGAATGAAAAACTGTTCTTTGTCTTCCCTCGAACCGCCCTCTGCCGGGCGATTTTTTTGTTTCTAAGCACATTTTCAATCATTGCATCCGCCCAGGCGAAGATCTGGTATGTGACCTATTCGGGGGGAGCTACTACGAAGGATGGGCGCAGCTGGGGCACCGCCTATAACACGCTGCAGTCCACTATCGACCAAAGCGAAGCTGGCGATCAGATTTGGGTCGCCGGAGGCACCTACTATCCGGAATTTTCATCGGCGGGACTGAGCTTAAAAGAAGGTGTAAAGGTCTATGGTGGTTTTTCGGGAACCGAAGCGAATCTGACTGATCGAAACTTAAAACTGACCCAGAACAAAAGTGTGATTACTGGCGGTCGCCTACATTCTTACACCATTAACAATGACCACACGGAGGCGGACGGCCTGACAAGAGCTACGTTACTGGATGGCTTTACGGTTATAGGAGGCATATTGGGCGGTATGCGCAACTATCACTCTTCGCCCACCTTGTCGAATCTGTTCTTTAAAGAAAATGGTGCCTCCAATTCTCTTGGTGCGGTAATCATTGTGGATAGCTCACCCTTGTTCGTAAATGTGATCATAACAGGCAATCAGGGGGCCGCTGCGCTGTCCAACAGCGGATCTGCGCCGGTCCTGGTCAACTGCGCTATTGTCGATAATACAGTCGAAGCCGCAGTTTTAATTAATTCAAATTCTGCTCCTGTGCTGCTCAATTGCACAATTGCCACTAAAAAAACCCAGGCCAAGGCGGTTGGCATCGGCAATATGTTGAATTCCGTACCCAAAATCCGAAACAGTATCATTTCAGCGGTAATTGCCGACATACGAAGCCACGAGTCGAGTTCTGCGGACATCAGGGACAGCCAGTTATTCACAGACTTTACCGAAGGTCCCTCAGGATTAATCCCCACTAAAAACGACCCGTTTTTTGAAAACCCTGCGTCGGGAAATTACAGATTACAGAAATGCAGTCCGGCTGTGAACATGGGCAGCAACATTTACTATGCCAGCGGCCAGAACCCCGACATATCTGGTATCTCGACGGACCTGGATGGAAACACCCGGTTTTTTGACGGCGGAAATGCGGATCTGGGGGCGTACGAATACCAGGCACTGCGCGAGCCGGCTGTAACGGGAGTCCTGTTCATCAAGCCGGGCGGAACGGGCTCGGGAATAACCTGGGAATGTGCAGCAGGAAATCCGCAAGACGCTATCGATAGGTCCTTAGCCGGACAACAGGTGTGGGTTGCCGGCGGCCAGTACTTGCTTGACAAGGACCATCCGCTTGTGATGAAGGAAGGCGTGAAAATCTATGGGGGCTTTGCCGGAACTGAAACAAGCCTTGGTGAGCGCGATCTCTCTGTTAAAGTCAATAATAGCATACTCCGTGGGAGTGGCCAGTTAGTTGTTGCCAACAGCGATGCTGGAATTACCCCGTCTGCTGTCCTGGATGGTTTTACAATTACAGGAGGTATGAACGGGATTTCCAATTCCCAGTCCTCCCCGACGCTTTCCAATCTGTTGATCACCGGTAACCCGCTAAATGGTGCATTTATGGCAGGTGGGATAATGAACTACGAATCTAATGCAATCACCACCAACTGCGCTATTGTCGGCAACCAAGGTTCTGGTACAGTGGTGGGTATCGTCAATATGTCATCGTCTCCCGTCATCACCAATTGTACGATTACCGGGAATACAACGACGGGTCCTGGGAGCGTGGGAATAGCGAATTTAGGCAATTCCGGTCCCAAAATTCGTAACTGCATCATTTACGGCAACCAGCTGGGTGTTTTCAGCGAGCCATCTTCGAGCCCGACCATTGAGTACAGCCTTGTAGACCCAAATCCGCCTACTGATCCCAACGCTCCTCAGCCGCCCGGGATTGATCCGCTTTTTGTAAATGCCGCCGCGGGCAACTACCGCTTGCAGCCGTGCAGCCCGGGCGTCAACACGGGATTCAATTACTTCCAGGCCGGGCTTACGCCTGACCTGTCAGGTCTTAACACCGATCTGGAGAGTAAACCAAGGATACGGGAGCACATGACAGATATGGGCGCCTATGAATTTGGAGGCGAAACCCGTGAACTGGCCAGTGACCTCGACGAAGCCTCCGCGACCATCGATAGGGACAAGGTGCTGACTTCCTTTGACTCCAACTGCAGGTTAGTAGCCTATCTCTTGCCCAATGGTCCGGCACCGGTTAAGGGCTATGTCAGTGCCAAAGTGTGGGTAGCCAGTTCCCAGCCGGCGAATTTTGTGAAAAGGCACTATCAGATCTCACCAGGAATCGACACCCAGCAGGCTACGGCACGGGTTACACTTTATTTTACCCAACAGGAATTCACCGATTTCAATGAGGTGAACGAGATCAAGCTGCCGCTCGATGCGGCAGATGTAGAGAATCACAAGGCAAATCTGTGGATTGAAAAACGTCCCGGATTCAGCATTGACGGATCTGGTCTGCCCAACTCTTACATTGGCGACGTAGTTTCTTTCAAGCCTTCAGAAGCAAATGGAAAGATAGAATGGAACGCCGATGCGCGGCACTGGGAAGTGAGCTTTGACGTAACCGGTTTCAGCGGATTTTTTGTAAAAACGCGCCAGTCGACATTGCCGCTCAACCTGGTTTCCTTTACCGCTACCAAAGAAGCAGGAAGCAATGTGCTGCAATGGAGCACGGCCAGCGAAATCAATACGGATCAATTCGAGATCCAGCGCAGCAGCAATGCGCGGACCTTTGTGGGCGTAGCGACGGTCGAAGCAGCCGGCAGTGGCAGTTCTCAATATAGTTATCACGATCGCACCGGCCATGACCGCACGAGTTACTACCGGCTGAAAATGTCGGACCTCGACGGGACATTTTCGTACAGCAAGATCATTTCACTCGCGGCCCACGGAGACGGGGCAGGCATTTACCCCAATCTTGCGAGAGCATCGATAACCTTCCAGGCAAGCGACGCATTGCTGCAAACAACCGCACATTTGTACGACATCATGGGCCATCGCGTGCAATCGATTACTGTTACGAGCAACCGACAGCAGCTCGATACAGAGCAATTGATTAGCGGGCTGTATATTTTGAAATTCGCCGACGGTACTGTGCAGCGGTTTGTGAAGGAGTGA
- a CDS encoding glycoside hydrolase family 43 protein, whose product MSDHIEIPDGNPIIKHIYTADPTVLVHENKIYLYTGHDDPPAGVNDYVMNDWLCFSSEDLLNWKSHGALMKAVDFAWSSGDAYASKVIQKDKQFFWYAAVSHGSIAGKAIGVAVADNPLGPFVDARGTALIDHEMIPETENLKANLDPTVIIDDDGQAYIFWGSKVCYWARLKGSMVELDGPIGTIDLPQFAEGAHLHKRGARYYLSYGYGMPERVAYAVSDSNQGPWKFMGIINEVAGNCETNRPAIIHFQGNDYFFYHNGTLPGGGSHRRSVCVDRLFYENDGLIRPVQMTSGGLLQASF is encoded by the coding sequence ATGAGCGATCATATTGAAATACCGGATGGTAATCCCATCATCAAACACATTTATACCGCCGATCCGACGGTGCTTGTTCACGAGAACAAAATTTACCTGTACACAGGGCATGATGATCCACCAGCTGGCGTGAACGATTATGTTATGAATGACTGGCTATGCTTCTCATCGGAAGACCTGCTGAATTGGAAATCCCATGGGGCGTTGATGAAAGCGGTTGACTTTGCCTGGTCAAGCGGAGACGCCTATGCATCGAAAGTTATTCAAAAAGACAAGCAGTTTTTTTGGTATGCAGCTGTAAGTCATGGCAGCATTGCCGGAAAGGCGATCGGCGTTGCAGTAGCCGACAATCCGCTGGGCCCTTTCGTCGACGCCAGAGGGACAGCGCTGATTGACCACGAAATGATCCCTGAAACTGAAAACCTGAAAGCCAATCTTGATCCGACTGTCATCATTGACGATGACGGGCAGGCCTATATTTTCTGGGGGAGTAAAGTGTGCTATTGGGCCAGGTTGAAGGGCTCTATGGTGGAGCTGGACGGCCCGATCGGCACCATCGATCTTCCGCAATTTGCGGAAGGCGCTCATCTGCACAAGCGTGGCGCACGCTACTATCTAAGCTATGGATATGGCATGCCGGAAAGAGTGGCGTATGCAGTGAGTGACAGCAATCAAGGTCCGTGGAAATTTATGGGCATCATCAATGAAGTAGCCGGTAACTGTGAAACCAACCGTCCGGCGATTATTCATTTTCAGGGTAATGATTATTTCTTTTACCACAACGGCACCCTGCCCGGAGGCGGAAGTCATCGGCGGTCGGTGTGTGTTGACAGGCTATTTTATGAAAATGACGGGTTGATCAGGCCCGTACAGATGACGTCCGGCGGGCTATTGCAGGCGAGCTTTTGA